From the Lathyrus oleraceus cultivar Zhongwan6 chromosome 4, CAAS_Psat_ZW6_1.0, whole genome shotgun sequence genome, one window contains:
- the LOC127138351 gene encoding probable F-box protein At4g22030 has product MALASIHTSTSFFSSSYVPLRRSVNGTIHVPKTNNFSVPKIPRKHVEGLTTFTDQKNVITNTHNFQHGLSNSTITMQLYAILDSVSDRIEMHNNLSEQRQNWNNLLLNNINMITLTATTLTGVAAATGAIGAPLLALKLSSTLMFSAATGLLLIMNKIQPSQLAEEQRNATRLFKQLRAKIENGISLGNITERDVKCLVENVLALDKAYPLPLLGVMLEKFPAKYEPAVWWPGKRKEGNTEERNTKKRNSNNNGWSEELEMELKEVIEVVKTKDIEDYERLGNILLKINKSVAIAGPLLTGVAAIGSTFVGNGSIAAIVAVMAGSLGAVVNAFEHGGQIGMVFEMYRNCGGFFKMLEESVDDTLEEKDYEMRENGELFEMKMALMLGRSVCEMRQLALKSASCRMEGIEVDEFASKLF; this is encoded by the coding sequence ATGGCTTTGGCCTCCATACATACCTCAACATCATTCTTTTCTTCATCTTATGTTCCTTTAAGAAGATCAGTAAATGGTACAATCCATGTCCCAAAAACCAATAATTTCTCAGTTCCTAAGATTCCTAGAAAACATGTTGAGGGATTAACAACATTTACAGATCAAAAGAATGTTATAACCAACACACATAATTTTCAACATGGTTTGTCCAATTCTACTATCACCATGCAACTCTATGCTATCTTAGATTCTGTATCCGACAGAATAGAAATGCACAACAACCTCAGCGAACAACGTCAGAATTGGAACAACCTACTCCTAAACAACATCAACATGATCACACTCACTGCTACAACGTTAACCGGTGTCGCCGCGGCAACTGGTGCTATCGGAGCACCACTTCTGGCTCTTAAACTGTCATCCACTCTTATGTTTTCAGCTGCAACAGGTTTGCTTCTTATCATGAACAAGATTCAGCCTTCGCAACTCGCCGAGGAACAACGAAACGCTACAAGATTGTTTAAACAGCTAAGGGCTAAGATCGAAAACGGAATTTCCCTTGGAAATATAACGGAACGTGATGTGAAGTGTTTGGTGGAGAATGTTTTGGCTCTTGATAAAGCTTATCCTCTTCCTTTATTAGGTGTTATGCTTGAAAAGTTTCCTGCGAAATATGAACCTGCTGTTTGGTGGCCaggaaaaagaaaagaaggaaatACAGAAGAAAGAAATACGAAGAAGAGAAATAGTAATAATAATGGATGGAGTGAAGAACTTGAAATGGAATTGAAAGAAGTTATTGAAGTTGTGAAGACGAAAGACATTGAAGATTATGAGAGACTTGGAAATATATTACTGAAGATTAACAAGAGTGTAGCAATAGCAGGTCCATTACTCACTGGAGTTGCAGCTATAGGTTCTACATTTGTAGGAAATGGTTCTATTGCAGCTATAGTTGCTGTTATGGCTGGTTCATTAGGTGCTGTAGTGAATGCTTTTGAACATGGTGGACAAATTGGTATGGTGTTTGAGATGTATAGAAACTGTGGTGGCTTCTTTAAGATGTTGGAAGAAAGTGTTGATGATACGTTGGAAGAGAAAGATTATGAGATGAGAGAAAATGGAGAATTATTTGAAATGAAAATGGCTTTGATGTTGGGGAGAAGTGTTTGTGAGATGAGACAACTTGCTTTGAAATCTGCTTCTTGTAGGATGGAAGGAATTGAGGTTGATGAATTTGCTAGCAAGTTGTTTTGA